In Paenibacillus sp. G2S3, a single window of DNA contains:
- a CDS encoding ABC-F family ATP-binding cassette domain-containing protein, with amino-acid sequence MIIQCQNVQKYHGAQLVLNSITFDIRQGEKIGLIGRNGCGKTTLFHLLNGEERPDQGQISIRKGSVVGMLAQIQEVNEKETVYEVLQRSFAEPLQWQQRLRELELEMSTFNTGTDETLWNRLLKEYGSLQDKFETAGGYEIESTIQRVASGLGIGTGQYNRLFTSLSGGEKTKVGLAELLLRRPDVLLLDEPTNHLDMNAIEWLEQYLQSYDGTVLAISHDRYFLDAVVKKVIEIEDGEAFTFHTNYSGYQVEKETRLLQQFADYQEQQKKIKQMQESIKRLIEFGNRGTPPNPAFYRRAASMQKALDRMVKVKRPILERKSMDLQLEQNDRSGNQVVILEDIGKAYGERSLFTDANEVLRYGETTALIGGNGAGKSTLLRIILGQETPDTGSCTLGSRTVVGYLAQEAVPDNNKQSVLRYFREEAGLEEGEARGQLARFLFYGADVFKDITNLSGGEWTRLRFAVLMHRKPNLLILDEPTNHLDIDSREALEEALEEFPGTVLAVSHDRYFINRLFHKLWSIESGRFGVFNGNYEYYKEKQAEQALAASASISDQPKPSSSDGTTARSGKPQSNGSVNGTTANSSSSRKKSIHFDWEKAIAEVEEQLGEIDAKMLDPQISSNAAELAELQKERDTVQEQLDELYAGWMETAGH; translated from the coding sequence ATGATTATTCAATGCCAAAATGTTCAAAAATACCACGGTGCACAGCTCGTATTAAATAGCATTACCTTCGATATCCGCCAAGGAGAAAAAATCGGTCTCATCGGTCGCAATGGTTGCGGTAAAACTACGCTTTTCCACCTGCTGAATGGCGAAGAGCGCCCCGATCAAGGGCAAATTTCAATTCGCAAAGGTAGCGTAGTTGGTATGCTGGCTCAAATTCAAGAGGTTAACGAAAAAGAAACCGTATATGAGGTTCTACAACGTAGTTTTGCTGAGCCTCTGCAGTGGCAACAACGCCTGCGAGAGCTGGAGCTTGAAATGTCCACCTTCAATACCGGAACGGATGAAACACTATGGAATCGCCTGCTGAAAGAATATGGTAGCCTTCAGGATAAATTTGAGACCGCAGGAGGCTACGAAATTGAATCCACCATTCAGCGAGTTGCCTCTGGTCTAGGAATCGGAACTGGGCAATATAACCGCCTCTTCACCTCTCTTTCAGGTGGTGAGAAGACTAAAGTCGGACTCGCAGAGCTGCTGCTACGTAGACCTGATGTACTTCTACTCGATGAGCCAACCAATCATCTAGACATGAACGCCATTGAGTGGTTAGAGCAGTACTTACAGAGCTATGACGGTACAGTGCTTGCCATTTCCCATGATCGCTACTTCCTGGACGCTGTAGTCAAAAAAGTGATCGAGATTGAGGATGGCGAAGCCTTTACCTTTCATACCAACTACAGCGGCTATCAAGTAGAGAAGGAAACACGTCTACTTCAACAATTCGCTGATTATCAAGAGCAGCAGAAAAAAATAAAACAAATGCAGGAGAGCATCAAACGCCTCATCGAATTTGGGAATCGTGGGACTCCCCCTAACCCTGCCTTTTACCGGAGAGCAGCTTCCATGCAAAAAGCACTGGATCGTATGGTGAAGGTTAAACGTCCTATTCTGGAGCGCAAATCGATGGATTTGCAGCTAGAACAAAATGATCGCTCCGGGAATCAAGTCGTCATTCTAGAGGATATCGGTAAAGCCTATGGAGAGCGAAGCCTGTTTACAGATGCAAACGAAGTACTTCGCTACGGAGAGACTACGGCACTTATCGGTGGTAACGGAGCAGGGAAAAGTACGCTTTTAAGAATTATATTAGGTCAGGAAACGCCAGACACCGGAAGCTGCACGCTTGGTTCAAGAACCGTTGTCGGCTATCTCGCGCAAGAGGCTGTCCCTGACAATAACAAACAATCTGTACTCCGCTACTTCCGTGAAGAAGCCGGACTAGAAGAAGGAGAAGCTCGCGGGCAGCTTGCACGTTTCCTGTTCTATGGTGCTGATGTGTTCAAAGACATCACGAATCTATCCGGAGGAGAATGGACCCGCCTTCGTTTCGCTGTGTTGATGCATCGCAAACCAAACCTGCTGATACTAGATGAACCAACGAACCATCTAGATATTGACTCCCGTGAGGCACTAGAGGAAGCGTTAGAGGAATTTCCAGGTACAGTACTGGCCGTTTCACATGACCGCTATTTCATTAATCGCCTGTTCCATAAGCTCTGGTCCATTGAAAGTGGACGATTTGGAGTCTTCAACGGCAATTATGAGTATTACAAGGAGAAGCAAGCTGAACAGGCATTAGCAGCATCAGCCTCTATTTCTGATCAGCCTAAGCCTTCCTCTTCAGATGGAACCACTGCACGTTCCGGTAAGCCTCAATCTAACGGTTCCGTGAATGGCACCACGGCTAATTCGTCCAGTTCCCGCAAGAAAAGTATCCACTTTGATTGGGAAAAGGCTATTGCAGAGGTTGAGGAGCAGCTTGGAGAAATCGATGCCAAAATGCTAGATCCACAGATCAGTAGCAATGCTGCAGAGCTCGCCGAGCTACAGAAAGAACGCGATACGGTGCAAGAGCAACTAGATGAGCTTTATGCGGGCTGGATGGAAACTGCTGGACACTAA
- a CDS encoding PH domain-containing protein — protein MALFDGLMGNASQVNLAEVQREYAQILAPQEKIERAYKLIRDMFIFTDKRLILVDKQGLTGKKTDYHSIPYKSISHYSVETAGHFDLDAELCIYISSSTMPLKKTFNKSVNIYEVQAVLSQYILK, from the coding sequence ATGGCACTTTTTGACGGATTGATGGGTAATGCATCACAAGTAAATCTAGCGGAGGTACAGCGGGAATATGCACAAATTCTTGCCCCTCAAGAGAAAATTGAACGAGCCTACAAGCTGATTAGAGATATGTTTATTTTTACAGACAAACGATTGATTCTGGTGGATAAACAGGGACTGACGGGCAAAAAGACGGATTATCATTCCATCCCATACAAAAGCATCTCGCATTATTCCGTGGAGACGGCAGGGCACTTTGATCTGGATGCGGAGCTATGTATCTATATTTCTAGCAGCACTATGCCGCTCAAGAAGACCTTTAATAAATCCGTGAATATTTATGAGGTACAGGCGGTATTATCACAATATATTTTAAAATAG
- a CDS encoding chromate transporter, with product MDWLELIYGFFMANLLGYGGGPSSIPLMYQEIVPHYGWLTDEQFSNMLALGNALPGPIATKIAAYVGYDVYGWLGLIVALLATVLPSAAALIILLEVMQKYKQSPVVKGMTLLVQPVIAVMMAVLTWTMAKGPADSIGIWQTLLIAAIAFWAIKRLKLHPALVILAAFVYGGLVLRYTV from the coding sequence ATGGACTGGCTAGAGCTCATATACGGATTTTTCATGGCGAATTTGCTTGGATATGGCGGTGGTCCTTCCTCTATTCCATTGATGTATCAAGAAATCGTTCCCCATTACGGCTGGCTGACCGATGAACAATTTTCTAACATGCTTGCACTTGGCAACGCTCTGCCTGGCCCGATTGCTACCAAAATCGCAGCTTACGTCGGCTATGATGTCTACGGCTGGTTAGGACTCATCGTAGCTTTGTTAGCAACCGTTCTCCCCTCCGCTGCAGCGCTTATTATCCTGTTAGAGGTCATGCAAAAATACAAGCAATCCCCCGTAGTGAAAGGGATGACATTGCTTGTTCAACCAGTTATAGCAGTTATGATGGCTGTACTCACTTGGACAATGGCCAAAGGTCCTGCGGACTCCATCGGAATCTGGCAGACACTACTCATTGCCGCAATCGCATTTTGGGCTATCAAGCGGCTTAAGCTGCATCCAGCCTTAGTCATCTTAGCCGCTTTTGTCTATGGTGGTCTGGTACTCCGCTACACTGTCTAA
- a CDS encoding chromate transporter: MKSIHKDYVQLAIAMFRTGIIGYGGGPSVIPLIRHDAVTRYTWLSDDEFGETLAIANALPGPIATKMAAYLGYKLRGVRGALLSVLAHILPSCMTMVILLSAVNYLSGSKVVAGMIAGVSPVIAVMLGIMAYEFAQKAYKGLGKYLSAVFILIALLLLQIIHIHPAIVIVLFLGYGAVHYRIIAKKQQGGSN; encoded by the coding sequence GTGAAATCCATCCATAAAGACTATGTACAATTAGCTATCGCCATGTTCAGAACTGGGATTATCGGCTATGGAGGAGGACCTTCCGTGATTCCTTTGATCCGGCATGATGCGGTAACTCGCTACACTTGGCTAAGTGATGATGAATTCGGGGAGACATTGGCGATTGCCAACGCTCTACCGGGACCTATTGCCACCAAAATGGCGGCTTATCTCGGGTATAAACTTCGAGGAGTTAGAGGGGCTTTACTATCGGTTCTGGCACATATTTTACCTAGCTGTATGACTATGGTCATACTTTTATCGGCTGTGAATTATTTAAGTGGATCAAAAGTAGTAGCTGGAATGATCGCGGGGGTATCTCCTGTCATTGCTGTCATGTTAGGAATAATGGCATATGAGTTTGCGCAAAAAGCCTATAAAGGGCTAGGAAAATATCTCAGCGCTGTCTTCATCCTTATCGCCTTACTTCTGCTACAAATAATTCACATACATCCAGCTATCGTAATCGTACTTTTTCTTGGATACGGAGCCGTTCATTACCGGATCATCGCAAAGAAACAACAAGGAGGATCAAATTGA
- the ggt gene encoding gamma-glutamyltransferase, with protein sequence MAEKPVIGTKTMVVSPHYLASIAGARILEKGGNAFDAAVAVSATLAVVYPHMTGLGGDSFWLTYSAQEARVRAYNGSGRSGYGVRRSCFGGEGAIPRRGIRSAITVPGMVDSWDAMLSTYGRLSLAEVLEPAIGYAQGGFPLSPDQRNNTLLAGAALSAEASAIYMPGGVAMSAGSRFQQTQLATTLRTLAAGGRDAFYKGKIAEDICVYMLAAGGYLTRDDFADHQGDWVEPIHTQYHGRTVYQVPPNSQGFTGLMSLNILEHFNFGEIEHGSYEYYHLLVEALKLSFRDRDKVLTDPVFSAIPLVQLLDKNYAGQLAPTISMQKAAQLTSQPIGSDTAYAAVVDEEGNSVSFIQSLYFEFGSGVVAGNTGILLQNRGSFFSLDPGHVNTLEPHKRSFHTLMPAMACREGKPAILYGTQGGEGQAQTQTLLLTRMLHYGMNPQMAVSKPRFVWGRTWGEPTQELKVEGRVADEVLVGLSGAGHSVRKVDAYDGIVGHAHVISIDDNGYRSGGTDPRCDGAAIGW encoded by the coding sequence ATGGCGGAGAAACCTGTAATAGGCACCAAAACAATGGTCGTCAGTCCTCATTATTTAGCTTCGATTGCAGGTGCACGCATTTTGGAAAAAGGGGGGAATGCCTTTGATGCGGCAGTGGCGGTCAGTGCTACGCTCGCTGTTGTCTACCCGCATATGACGGGGCTGGGTGGGGATTCGTTTTGGTTGACCTATAGCGCGCAAGAGGCGCGTGTCCGGGCGTATAACGGAAGCGGACGATCGGGTTATGGAGTTCGCAGGAGTTGCTTTGGTGGAGAGGGAGCTATCCCGAGGCGAGGTATCCGTAGCGCCATCACTGTGCCGGGGATGGTGGATAGCTGGGATGCCATGCTGAGCACGTATGGCCGCTTATCGCTGGCGGAGGTGCTAGAACCAGCCATCGGCTACGCCCAAGGAGGGTTTCCGCTGTCGCCGGACCAGCGGAATAATACGCTGCTTGCAGGAGCGGCGTTGTCGGCGGAGGCTTCGGCGATTTATATGCCAGGTGGAGTGGCTATGTCTGCTGGATCGAGATTTCAGCAGACACAACTTGCGACAACCCTGAGGACGTTGGCAGCGGGTGGGCGGGACGCTTTTTACAAGGGGAAGATTGCAGAAGATATCTGTGTGTATATGCTGGCAGCTGGGGGTTATCTCACACGGGATGACTTTGCGGATCATCAGGGGGATTGGGTGGAGCCAATTCATACGCAATATCACGGGCGTACGGTGTATCAAGTTCCTCCAAATTCACAAGGATTTACAGGACTGATGAGTCTTAATATATTGGAGCATTTTAATTTCGGAGAAATTGAGCATGGCTCTTATGAATATTATCACCTGCTTGTTGAGGCGCTGAAGCTGAGCTTTCGCGATCGGGATAAGGTGCTTACAGATCCGGTTTTTAGTGCTATTCCTTTGGTGCAGTTGCTGGATAAGAACTATGCAGGGCAACTAGCCCCTACGATCTCGATGCAAAAAGCGGCACAGCTGACAAGTCAGCCTATCGGCAGTGATACTGCATATGCTGCGGTTGTGGATGAGGAGGGGAATTCGGTCTCCTTTATTCAGAGTCTATATTTTGAGTTTGGATCAGGTGTGGTGGCTGGGAATACAGGAATTCTGCTGCAGAATCGGGGTTCATTTTTCTCGCTGGACCCTGGGCATGTTAATACGCTTGAGCCACATAAGCGCAGCTTTCACACGCTGATGCCAGCGATGGCCTGCCGTGAGGGAAAACCTGCGATTTTGTACGGTACGCAAGGTGGTGAAGGTCAAGCGCAGACCCAAACGCTACTTCTTACAAGGATGCTGCATTATGGAATGAACCCGCAAATGGCTGTAAGTAAGCCGCGATTTGTGTGGGGAAGAACGTGGGGGGAGCCTACGCAGGAGTTAAAGGTGGAAGGTAGGGTAGCGGATGAGGTGCTGGTAGGTCTGTCAGGAGCCGGTCATTCTGTGCGAAAAGTTGACGCTTATGACGGCATCGTGGGTCATGCCCACGTGATTTCCATAGATGACAATGGGTATCGTAGTGGAGGGACGGATCCGCGCTGCGATGGCGCGGCGATTGGTTGGTAG